The DNA segment AGGCAATATCCATATTGCCAATGACGTGACCAACTCGAATATCAGAACCAAGGGCTACCTGATTGCCATCAGTGGCAAGGGGCATATTCTGGGTGGTGAAATCATTTCCGCCAAAGGCATCGCTGCCAATGAGATAGGCTCGGAACTCGGCGTCCTCACCACTGTGACTGTCAATATTGAACACGAAGAAGACACGGAACTGCGAGCGCAACGCAGCAAGGTCAAGCAGGCGATCCAACGCATTGATGAATCCCTCGGCACTGACCCGCCCGAATTCATCCTGCAACGGACCGCACCGGAAAACCGCCCGGCAGTGGCCGAAGTCCTCAAACACAGAATCACACTGGTCAAACGTCGCAAGGCCATCAGTGAACAGATCAATCAACTTGCTCTGCAACGTCAGGAGGAACTCGCGGGTATCAAAATCAAGGTCAAAAAGGCACTCTATCCCGGTGTTACCATCAAGTTCGGCAGACGCGTTTTCAAGATCGATCACTATACACCCGCCTCTGTCATTTACTGGAGCGACCGCCTCCGCGAGATAGTCTTCGAGTAAGCTTGAGAGGTGTTCAAGCAGTTCGGGTTGCTCCGTCTCCACCTTTCAGGTTAGGCTCGGTGGAAGGTCACCCGAAAAAACGATAAGGAGAAACCGACATGCCCAACACAGACAGAATCACCACCGTGGACCGCACAGAAATCCTGAAGCGATTCCTCGTGACCTTGGTCTGCCTGATTTTTTTTGAAGTGACTTCTTTCATGATTCAACTTTCAGTACTGTTTCAGTATGGGTATTTGCTCATCGCCAAGAAACGGAGTGAGCCACTTCGAAATTTCACAAACAACCTCTCCCAATATGGCTATAGAATCATGCGGTACGCAACCCTCAATGAAAATCTCCGGCCATTCCCTTTCAACCAGTTCCCCGGCGATTCAGAGTGCGAACCTCCGGTCAAGCAAGTCCAATTCAAATAGAACACCGCTGAATTGACAGGAAACACCCCCCGAGATCACGCTCCAAGGGAGCTTTTTGTCCGATTCATGCTGCGATCAAGCCCATCAGGATACCATGGAAAACAGCCACAGGTTCTTCAACAACCGGGAATGTCAATATTTCCCATGCCATACAACGGAAAAGCCAAATGAATTCAACTGCCTGTTCTGCTTTTGCCCGCTCTATTTTCTCGAAGACTGTGGAGGTCGGTTTCGCCTGCTGGAATCCGGGGTGAAAGACTGCACCCCCTGCCTGATCCCGCACATGCCCAAAGGATATGACTATATCCTAAAAAAGATACGGGGCAGGATCGACGGTCTTCGCAAGCAGAAGACTGACGAGGAAATGCTTTAAGCCGCCTTGTCCCTGTTGAACCGGGTACGGGCTATATAATATTCGAATTCACGGGTCAGACTTTTTTTCTCCTTTGCCAGCTTGTGGGCCTGTATCTCCAGTTCCAAATCCTTGCTCTGAAAACGAGCCAGTGAAATATAGGCGTTCTTGACGCGCGACAGCTCATTACCCTGATTTTTCTTCCAATAGAAATAGGCTAGAATCTTTGCCGCACTCTTGATGTCATCCTTGGTATATGGAAGACGTCGCTCATCAAGAAGAGAGTGTTCGTTTTCATCGTCATTTTCAATGAGCGGCAACACCTTGAGCATGACCTGTTTGGATCGCTCCAGAGACTCCGAGCTAATACGATACACCGTGTTGCTCCCACGGGATTGCATGTATTTGACGCAGTAGAGGCCAGCAGTGAGCAAGGCCAGTCCTATCCAGATTTCCGAGTCCAGCATATCCAGCATGAGTTTCTATCTTCGCTTGCGCAGGAATGGTTTCAGGTTGAGTCTGTAAGCTCCGGGGTCGACACACTCCACTATTTCCAATCCATCTTTCCCCGCATGCCATTGCGTTGCCAAATCCACGGTTTCCGACTGGATAGGCCGCAAATCCTTATCCAGGATGATTTTAACCTTGGGAAGCAGCGGGTGCATCGGATTGGACTCATACACAAGGGCATGGAATCCGGTATTGAGCCGAACCAGACTGCCTGCGGGGAAAATCCCAAGACTCTTGATAAAGATCTGGACCTCCAGGGGATCAAAATCCTGCTCCCGCATACCATACATGAGCGCCAAGGCCCGGTTGGGCAGGATGGCATCCTTGTAGGCCCGATCACTTGTCAGGGCATCATACACATCGGCCAGACTGATGATGCGTCCCATAGGGGAGGTCTCATTGCTCTTCAGCCCATTGGGATAGCCGGACCCGTTATATTTCTCATGATGGTCCCGCACGGCGTCTATTATTTCACCGGGAATGGAGAGCTGCTTGCCAAGAATATCACATCCGTATTGGGGATGGTGTCTGATCTGGTCAAACTCGGCCTCATTCAGTCTCGCCCGTTTGTTAATAATATTCTCGGGGACCGCTATTTTCCCGAGGTCGTGCATCATCCCGGCCACCCCAAGGAGCTGAAGCTGTTTTTTCCCCAGACCGAGAAATTCGCCAAAAACCACGGAAATGGCAGCAACATTGATACAATGGGTATAGGTATAGTCATCATACCGCGACAGTTTGGAAAGACAGACGAGCGTGTTGGGATTACGGACAGCAGTTTCAACGATGGAATCAATGGTGGCCATGGAGGCATCATAATCCACAGCGCGCCCGAGCTTGACATCGCTGACGATACGACGAACGTGCAGCATGGCATTTTCATACGCCATGAACGCCGCCTCTATTTCCTGCTCAAACGGAACCCGAAATTTGGCCGGACCAGCGTGGTCACACTGAGCCAGAATGGCATCCAGTCCCTTTTCCAAAGAAAGTTCTCCAGGGACTTCGACCTCGACAAAAGCGTGCTCAAAACCCCTTTCCTTGATCTGTCGAACCTCATCACCAGAGCGAATGATTCCCGGCTGAGTGTAGAGGTTCGGCATGTGCTCCCACACATCACTGGAGAGCTTGACGATAGACATGCCTGGCCTGAGGGCCTCGATAGGGAGCTTCTTGATCATGGTGTGTCTTTCAATTCCTCAGGTCAGCCGGTGAGCCGTGCCCTCTTTTCAAGATATCCCCTGACCATTTCCATTTCGGCCTTGGTGATATCAAGGAACATGCACCCCAATGTCAGGATTCCCTTTTCATGAGAAAGATTCTTCACCCCCACGGCCACCTTAAGTTCCCCGAACTTGCCGAGGTCCATGGCCACGATGAGCGCGTCGTCAACCTGAGTCTGCGAGAGTCGATCGCGAGTCGCTGCCCTGGCCGAGATTCGACACCCGGTTTCAGAGACGTTGATCACCATACATTCGACTTCACTCTCAGTGGTGTGCAAAACACCATCAATTGCGCAATTTTCTCTCGAGGTCCTGCGCAGGGGGAGCTTTTCGATAATTTCAGGATATTCGAAAAAGACCAGGGGAGTCGGTGAGGTAATGGTATTGATCACCACGGCTTTAAAC comes from the Pseudodesulfovibrio piezophilus C1TLV30 genome and includes:
- a CDS encoding DUF4389 domain-containing protein; protein product: MPNTDRITTVDRTEILKRFLVTLVCLIFFEVTSFMIQLSVLFQYGYLLIAKKRSEPLRNFTNNLSQYGYRIMRYATLNENLRPFPFNQFPGDSECEPPVKQVQFK
- a CDS encoding cysteine-rich small domain-containing protein; this encodes MENSHRFFNNRECQYFPCHTTEKPNEFNCLFCFCPLYFLEDCGGRFRLLESGVKDCTPCLIPHMPKGYDYILKKIRGRIDGLRKQKTDEEML
- a CDS encoding HD-GYP domain-containing protein — encoded protein: MIKKLPIEALRPGMSIVKLSSDVWEHMPNLYTQPGIIRSGDEVRQIKERGFEHAFVEVEVPGELSLEKGLDAILAQCDHAGPAKFRVPFEQEIEAAFMAYENAMLHVRRIVSDVKLGRAVDYDASMATIDSIVETAVRNPNTLVCLSKLSRYDDYTYTHCINVAAISVVFGEFLGLGKKQLQLLGVAGMMHDLGKIAVPENIINKRARLNEAEFDQIRHHPQYGCDILGKQLSIPGEIIDAVRDHHEKYNGSGYPNGLKSNETSPMGRIISLADVYDALTSDRAYKDAILPNRALALMYGMREQDFDPLEVQIFIKSLGIFPAGSLVRLNTGFHALVYESNPMHPLLPKVKIILDKDLRPIQSETVDLATQWHAGKDGLEIVECVDPGAYRLNLKPFLRKRR
- a CDS encoding flagellar brake domain-containing protein, whose amino-acid sequence is MQSEQPPPTPSVPEDAKVTRIPGVQLDVKVGKEVIIRIPGIEQSYRGKIVGLDPYDFIIAKVRLPSNVRQDISFGGEIVVKFVHHGTIYGFKAVVINTITSPTPLVFFEYPEIIEKLPLRRTSRENCAIDGVLHTTESEVECMVINVSETGCRISARAATRDRLSQTQVDDALIVAMDLGKFGELKVAVGVKNLSHEKGILTLGCMFLDITKAEMEMVRGYLEKRARLTG